The Arenibacter algicola region TGGCCTGGGGCAGGACCGCGGAGATCGTGGAGCAGTTCGGGGCCAAGGGCAGGGAAGTGGGAATTACCGGAAAATTGAAGTCACGCCACTTTGAAACCAAAGATGGTAGCATGCGATATGTAACGGAAGTGGTGGCCAATGAGATCCTATTGCTGGGAAGCAGGTCTTAATGGGAGGTCTTATCAAATGCCGGAAAAACAAAGAGGGCGTTCCCGAAATTCAACGCCCTCTTATTGATTAATACTAACTCAAACTATAACTCATATGAACTTCAAAACTAGAGAAATTAAGGAACGGATACAACATTTTAACGGTTCGTTAGTACTATATCAAATTCCACTTATCCGGACAAAATTTACAGAGGGCATAAGATACCTTGCACAGGCCGGAGAATGCTTTTGGCTGGTTACGGACACCTCTGTTATCGCCAAAAGCCTCATGGACAAAAGTCGATTCATTGCCATCGATTTTAGAAAACTCAACGAGGAGGAAAAGGACATTATGGGATATGAGGCCAAAATTGATTACAGTGATGGCAATGGGCATATTTTTGAGACCCAAAAATATCATTTGACGGATTTTCCGTTGGACGAACTCAGATTGTTCTTTGTGGAAGATACCCTGATGCTTCCCAGTGAATATTGAATTGTATAATGGGCGTCCCCGATCCTGGGGCCGCCTTTTTTTTAACGATTGCTTTTCACTATCCTCACCCTTTTTCCAAATCCTTTGGAAATTCCTCAAAATTGGACTTTAAAATCTCTTAAAATTTTCCATTCCATGCCGGGTTGTGGCCAAGCGGACTACATTGGGCATAGAGCGGAAATTTTTCGCCGGCGCGGAAAAACGGAATAGCAAGAGGACAACGCGCGTTGCGACGTTGTGGAGTTTTGTTTCTGTATAAATTATTGATTATCAATTATTTAAATTGATAAACTTCAGTAATTGAGAATTTAGAATAAAGTGGTTTGCGGCAAACGGCCCGAAAACCCCCATAAACACGGCAGAATTTGCGGCAATCAACAATTTAGACAATTGGTTTGGAAACTTTCAGCAACATACGGTTCAAGAAGGATACGGCGCGGCAGTTCCAAACCTTCTCCAGGCAGTTTTTCAATACCCATACGGAAGCATTGCAAACAATGTTGGATTTCTTTATTTACAACGAGATTTCCCCAAAGGAATCTTTTGGTCCCAATGGTAGGACCATCGCCGACCTAATCAAGAAAAGGTTCAATGCCATGGTCGCCATGATGAAGAACATAGAAATACACGGGGTGCTCCCGACCAAGGCCATGTTGGAACTGCTTTTCGAACACTCCCCCCAGAAGAAACTGGGGCAGGCCCCTTTGCTTATGGACGGAAAGAAGGCAGATCCTGAACGGGATATGTTCTTCAAGAAGGTGGAGAAGGCCATTGTCATGGAAAGGAATTACACCAATCTTAAGCGGGACCTGAGTCAAATAAGGATTGAATTTATAAACCTTCTGGACAAGGTGGAATTGGTAAAGAGCAGCTTCGGAAAGCCCAGGTTGCAACTGGATATGACCCCCGAGGAGTTCGAGCATGTGAAAATGAAATTAAAATCAGAATAGCATTATGTACATCAGTATTACCAAACAACATCTGGATGCTACCTTTTCCCAAAGTTCTTCGGATTATGTGGCCTATCTGGAAAAAGAGAACGAGGGTAAATTGCCCGAACATCAGGAACACTTTTTTGACCAGTACAATGAACGGATCCAACCCGAACAGGTCATCAAGGAAATAGACGGCAACACCGCCAAATTGAAAAAAAGGGAACCCAAGTTCTTTGCACTGACCATCAATCCCAGCCAAAGGGAATTGAGGCATATTAACAACGACCCGGAGCTACTCAAAAAATATGTAAGGGAGGTTATGAAGGATTATGCGGCGTCCTTCCATCGCGATACCCCGGTGTCCGTGGACAGTATCAAATATTATGCGAAGATAGAATATGAACGCACCTTTAAAGGATTTGACAGGGAAGTCAAGGAGAACCAGGTGTACCGTGCGAAGATTGTAAGATTGGAAAATGAGATCCGTATGGTGGAACGTGGGGAGGTTTCCGGAAATGTTAAGGCCATGAGGAAGGAAATTGATAGGCTAAATGCCCAAATGCCACACCGTATTGATGGACAGGTAGTGGCACAGGGAATGCAAAAGCCGGGCTTGCAGACCCATGTCCATATCATAGTAAGCAGAAAGGATGTTACCAATAGATATAGCCTTTCTCCCGGGAGCAAATACATGGAGTCGGAGTCCAAACTTAACGGCAAAATGGTCAAGCGTGGATTTAAACGGGACCAATTTTACGAAAATGCTGAAAAAAGGTTCGATACCCTCTTCAAATACCAACGCAACTATGTGGAATCCTATAGTGCCCGTAAGACCTTTGTCCAGGATCCCAAGATCTATTTTGCACAACTTCTGGGATTGCCCACAAACGAACGCAGTGCCGCACTTAGAATAATGGGTGCCGCCGGGGTGCATGTCCCTAAACTCAATATTCCCACGAACAAGGTGGAAGCTGCCCTGCAGGCCATTAAACAGTTCAAGAAAGCTGTTGACGTGGCCAGATCCTCTAGTTCCATAGGCATTTAGGGATTCAATAAAATGACAATGGTTAATATCTGTAATTCAAAATGTGGGCTATGGTACTTATCACAATTGGAATCTATGCAGTGTTGATTGCAGTATTTTATCTTTCCTATACACACTACACGTATGCCTATGTCCAAAATATTCTAATGTTGATGCTGTTGGGAGTCGCTCTACATAACCTGCATGGCTGGCAGGAATTTACCAAAGTGTTGTTGTGGTGGTTATTGCCCTTTCAAATAGTCAATCTGGGATTTTTTATAGGCTTCAATTATCACTTTGGAATTCCTAAAAATCCTGAAAAGTTCAAGGTCAGATTCAATCTGTTGAACGGTAGTCTAGTACTTAAGAATATTCGACGGGGTGCCTCTATCATAGGGTCGGCCGGAAGTGGCAAAACAGAAAGCGTGGTCTATGGTTTTCTAAAACACTTTGGCCAACACCGGTTTTCCGGGGTCATCCACGATTATAAAGATTTTGAGATTACTGAAATGGCCTATCCTCTTTTTGGTAAGGCCGATATTCCCTTTCATATTATCTCCTTTGACGATATCCATTGCCGGGTAAATCCCATTGCGGCCCGCTATATGACAGATGAAGAAAGCGTTAATGAGATTTCAAGGGTACTTTTGGAAAACCTCTTGGAACAGCGGGAATCCATTGCCATGGGATCTTCCAAATTCTTCAACGATGCCGTTGAAGGTCTTTTGGGCGGGTTGATCTGGAAATTGAAAACTGACCATGCGGAATTTTGTACCCTGCCACATCTCATTGCCACCTATCAATACCTGGATACCGAATACCTGATACATTTTCTAAGTTCCAATTATACCTCCAAGGCCATGGCGGATGCATTTATCTCCGGAAAGGATTCCGAACGACAGACCGCTGGGGTAATGGGTACTCTGGCCAATGCACTAAAAAAGATCAGTACCCAGCGTATCTTTATGGCCCTTTCGGCCGATGAAGTGCCCTTGGATATCAACAACTCTGTGCACCCATCTGTGGTTTCCATAGTGAACAATCCCAAATTTGAAACCGCCTATTCCCCGGTAATAGCCACCATAATACATACCATAACAAAACAAATGTGTATTCGTGAGCGGCCACCCTCATTTATCCTTATGGAGGAGGCCCCTACCATTCGATTGCTCAATATGCACCGTATTCCTGCAACTTTAAGAAGTTATGACATTGCCACTATTTATGTGCTCCAGGACAAGATACAAAACGATATGATGTACGGGGACAAGGCCAGCAGGGCCATTTTGAGCAACCTTTCCTACCAGTTCTTTGGGAAGGCAAACGACCCCGATACGGCCCGATATTACGAACGCTTTTTTGAAATCGTTAAACGGCCGACCATGAGTGTGAGCAAGGGAGAGAATACCTTAAATTTTGATACCCGTATTACCAAAGGGGAGCGGGAGGTAAGCAAGATACGGGCGGAGGAATTTTTTAGGTTGAAGGAAGGGGAGTTCATCGCCTTCGCCGATGGTAAGGATAAAAAAGTACGTTTTCCCAAACCTAATATTGTCAAAGGACTTCCCGAGCCTAAATTCCAAATCGGGGATGCGGCTATAAAAGCAAACTTCGAACAGATCCATTTGGATGTTAGGAAGTTTCTGCAATTTAAATGAATGCGATCACTCCGCATATTGGGTAGGAAAGTTTTTGATAATATGAGTCCTCTTAAAAATAGGGGAGTAATTTAAGCGTTATTTTTAACCAAAATTTCCTGTATTATGACACAAAGGAAACACTTCGAAATTCAAGTTCAAGATGTTGCTGGACACGCTATCGAATCAATTAGTCATCATGTACTGGAGCAGATGCATGATATCTATCCGGCAAAGATAATTACTTGAAAGACCCATTTTATAACAAACGGGTAGAGAAGTATTGACATATAGGGACAAAGAGGGTTTTATTCCGTATAACAATGTATAGGGTTGTTGCAATTTCCCTTGTGAGCCATAAAGCCCATTGTTTCATTTGCGTCATGTTCTTCTTTGAAAACAAGATATTCGCAATCGTCAAAAGTAATAATGGTCATTTCTGAGAACGGTATATTCTTTATTTCCGATTCAATGGGCAATTTATGAGTATTGCTATTTTGAGTTTGCATTGTTTGTTCCGGTTTCTCTTCACAAGAACATAAAACACAAATAATAAGACTATAAAAAAAAATAATTTTAATTTTCATTTTATTGGTTTGTAAAGTTTTGTAAATCTTTGTTGGCACCATAAATGACTAAAATTTCATTAGCATTCAAAATAGTATTTGGCGATGCCACACCTTGAACACTGTCTTCACTTCTAGTCTTGCCGACAACACTGGTAACTTCAGTTTTTTTAATTGTTGTTAAAGCTAAAAGGTTGAATTTTGACCTTAATTCAATTTCTTTGATAGTTTTTCCAACAAATCTAGTTGGAATTTCAACTTCAATGATGCTGAAGTCATCACTTAATTCAAACGAATCCACAACATTGGTCAAACACAATTTTTTGGCCCAACGCTCAGCAGTTTCTTCTTCGGGATGCACTATTTCATCTACTCCAATGGCCATTAGCACTTTTTCGTGCAATGGGTCGATTGCTCTACTTATTAAACGTTTAACGCGCAAGTTTTTAAATAATGCCGTGACCATTACATTGGCTCCTTGGTTTTCTCCTATGGCAATGATAACGATATCGGTATCTTTAAGTGGTAGCCCGGAAACTGTGAATTCGTCTGTAGCATCCATACAGATAGTATGCGAAATTTTTTCTTTGAACAAATCTACTTTATTCATTCGGTTGTCAATACCAATAACTTCATTTCCTTTAGCCGTTAATTTCTCCGCTAATGATGCTCCAAAATTACCTAGACCTACAATAATATATTTCATTTTTGTTTTTAATTGATAGTGATTTCCTCGCTAGGGTAGCGATAATTTTTATGTTTTATTTTTTTGAAAACGGCAACAATGATTGAGAGCATACTTACTCTCCCTATAAACATTATTACTATTAGGATACATTTGCTAGCAGTACTTAAATCACCAGTAATACCCAAACTCAAACCAACGGTACTATAAGCGGAAAAGCTCTCGAATGCAATATTCAATAGACCTTTTTCCGGGTCAAAAACAGTAATAAGTACAATACCTGAACCAATTACGATCAAGGACAAAGCTATAGTCGCGAATGCACGTTTTACAGAAATATCTGCAATTTCCCTTCTATATACCTCTATGCGTTGTTTCCCTTTTGCCAAACTCAGAATATTGAGTGTCGCTATGGCAAAGGTACTGGTTTTTATACCACCACCTGTTGAAGCTGGTGATGCACCGATCCACATTAATAAAAAAGTTATCATTACCGTAGGGAATGCCAAAGCGGTCATATCTACAGAATTGAAACCGGCAGTTCTCGGTGTTGCTGCCCCAAACAGTGCATTTACCAATTTTCCAAAGAACGAATGTTCGGCTAGTGTGTTATTGTACTCCAGGAGTAAAAACAAGACAAAAGCCACCGAGGTAAGGGATAGAGTTGTAACTAGTGTAATCCTACTATTAATATTTAGTACCCAAGGTTTATATGTTTTTGATTTTGAATTGAAATGGAAAATATTAATCAATTTGTGCTTTACAAACCGAACAATGTTGACAACAATAGGAAACCCTAAACCACCCAGTACAAAAGTAGATATGATAATGAGTTGTAAGAAATAGTTGAATCTAAAACCTGTTTCGTATATACTATTGCTTAAAGTTGAGAATCCTGCATTGCAAAATGCAGAAATAGCGTGGAATATGGAAAAAAAGGCTTTATCTGAAAAATTGTTGATCAACGCTTTGTCCAACGAAAGAAAAATAAATACAGCTGCAGTCAATTCAACAACTGCAGTAATAACAATAATATTCTTTAAGGTACTGAAAACATCACCAATTTTTTGAGAATTGGTCATTTCACTTAACGTTAACTGATTCTCGTAGGTACTACCTCCTTTAAAAAAATAACTGAAGTAACTCGCAAAAGTTAATATCCCCAAACCACCGATCTGTATTAAAAACAAAATGATAGATTGACCAAAAAGTGTAAAATAAGTAGCCGTATCTACTACGATCAGTCCCGTAACACAAACAGCACTTGTTGAAGTGAACAAGGCATCAACAAACGAAATTCCATTATGGGTAGCCTTTGGTAACATCAACAGTAATGAACCTAGAAAAATAATGGACAAGAAGCTTAATATGAATATTTGAGCTGGGTTGAAGTAAGTTCTGTTCAAGTTTAGTTTTTGTTCGGAAAACTCCCTGATGAACGA contains the following coding sequences:
- the mobB gene encoding MobB family relaxase, which gives rise to MYISITKQHLDATFSQSSSDYVAYLEKENEGKLPEHQEHFFDQYNERIQPEQVIKEIDGNTAKLKKREPKFFALTINPSQRELRHINNDPELLKKYVREVMKDYAASFHRDTPVSVDSIKYYAKIEYERTFKGFDREVKENQVYRAKIVRLENEIRMVERGEVSGNVKAMRKEIDRLNAQMPHRIDGQVVAQGMQKPGLQTHVHIIVSRKDVTNRYSLSPGSKYMESESKLNGKMVKRGFKRDQFYENAEKRFDTLFKYQRNYVESYSARKTFVQDPKIYFAQLLGLPTNERSAALRIMGAAGVHVPKLNIPTNKVEAALQAIKQFKKAVDVARSSSSIGI
- a CDS encoding TrkH family potassium uptake protein encodes the protein MKNDLRILYGIAFWASVLGMFAFIFDFGFSQATLIQQIIDGFYFLVIALGLISTYARYFENPNLFKRKVAIFDIISVIYTLYIFYMYLFIGEAFKTDLILENPLWVILGVILSFIREFSEQKLNLNRTYFNPAQIFILSFLSIIFLGSLLLMLPKATHNGISFVDALFTSTSAVCVTGLIVVDTATYFTLFGQSIILFLIQIGGLGILTFASYFSYFFKGGSTYENQLTLSEMTNSQKIGDVFSTLKNIIVITAVVELTAAVFIFLSLDKALINNFSDKAFFSIFHAISAFCNAGFSTLSNSIYETGFRFNYFLQLIIISTFVLGGLGFPIVVNIVRFVKHKLINIFHFNSKSKTYKPWVLNINSRITLVTTLSLTSVAFVLFLLLEYNNTLAEHSFFGKLVNALFGAATPRTAGFNSVDMTALAFPTVMITFLLMWIGASPASTGGGIKTSTFAIATLNILSLAKGKQRIEVYRREIADISVKRAFATIALSLIVIGSGIVLITVFDPEKGLLNIAFESFSAYSTVGLSLGITGDLSTASKCILIVIMFIGRVSMLSIIVAVFKKIKHKNYRYPSEEITIN
- a CDS encoding single-stranded DNA-binding protein; translated protein: MSKFRNHVQLIGNIGEDPKITNLDSGKKVARFQMATNERYKNAKGETVQNTDWHTIVAWGRTAEIVEQFGAKGREVGITGKLKSRHFETKDGSMRYVTEVVANEILLLGSRS
- a CDS encoding type IV secretory system conjugative DNA transfer family protein; translation: MVLITIGIYAVLIAVFYLSYTHYTYAYVQNILMLMLLGVALHNLHGWQEFTKVLLWWLLPFQIVNLGFFIGFNYHFGIPKNPEKFKVRFNLLNGSLVLKNIRRGASIIGSAGSGKTESVVYGFLKHFGQHRFSGVIHDYKDFEITEMAYPLFGKADIPFHIISFDDIHCRVNPIAARYMTDEESVNEISRVLLENLLEQRESIAMGSSKFFNDAVEGLLGGLIWKLKTDHAEFCTLPHLIATYQYLDTEYLIHFLSSNYTSKAMADAFISGKDSERQTAGVMGTLANALKKISTQRIFMALSADEVPLDINNSVHPSVVSIVNNPKFETAYSPVIATIIHTITKQMCIRERPPSFILMEEAPTIRLLNMHRIPATLRSYDIATIYVLQDKIQNDMMYGDKASRAILSNLSYQFFGKANDPDTARYYERFFEIVKRPTMSVSKGENTLNFDTRITKGEREVSKIRAEEFFRLKEGEFIAFADGKDKKVRFPKPNIVKGLPEPKFQIGDAAIKANFEQIHLDVRKFLQFK
- a CDS encoding BfmA/BtgA family mobilization protein; the encoded protein is METFSNIRFKKDTARQFQTFSRQFFNTHTEALQTMLDFFIYNEISPKESFGPNGRTIADLIKKRFNAMVAMMKNIEIHGVLPTKAMLELLFEHSPQKKLGQAPLLMDGKKADPERDMFFKKVEKAIVMERNYTNLKRDLSQIRIEFINLLDKVELVKSSFGKPRLQLDMTPEEFEHVKMKLKSE
- a CDS encoding DUF6876 family protein, with amino-acid sequence MNFKTREIKERIQHFNGSLVLYQIPLIRTKFTEGIRYLAQAGECFWLVTDTSVIAKSLMDKSRFIAIDFRKLNEEEKDIMGYEAKIDYSDGNGHIFETQKYHLTDFPLDELRLFFVEDTLMLPSEY
- a CDS encoding potassium channel family protein, which codes for MKYIIVGLGNFGASLAEKLTAKGNEVIGIDNRMNKVDLFKEKISHTICMDATDEFTVSGLPLKDTDIVIIAIGENQGANVMVTALFKNLRVKRLISRAIDPLHEKVLMAIGVDEIVHPEEETAERWAKKLCLTNVVDSFELSDDFSIIEVEIPTRFVGKTIKEIELRSKFNLLALTTIKKTEVTSVVGKTRSEDSVQGVASPNTILNANEILVIYGANKDLQNFTNQ